The genomic stretch TAGAAGGTAACTGGGTATTGGGAACTATTCATAACACAGCTGTTTTGGAGTATGAATGCACAGGTTAGGTTCTTTGATCTTTGTGAGTTTGTTTGGTCTAGACTTGGTTTAtaggatttgtttttttttgacgtcCCTGcctagcttttgtttttaagatTCTGAAAGCTTTTTGACCTGATAGTTGACTAGTTGAATGTTTTAACTGCGATCATTACAaccaataaatacatatacagaCTGGCGATAATTTATTACTATAGCCTACCCTAAACCCTAATCCTCACTAACATACATGTATCACCGCAAGAAAAATAAagcattccaattttaaaaaggGTTCTGTTGTTTTGACAGATCAAACCTCCTTCGAATCATGGCATCTTCAATTCGATACACCTTCCCCTGCCAGCAATTACCATATGGCCGCGCTAAATATAGCCAGGACAGTATGCACCATAGTCGCACTTACGGATCCCACATGTTCGCAAGATGGTGAGCCTTGGAGTTCGTCTTACTGAGCGGATTGCCGCGAAAAAACGCGACATCTTGAGTTACAGGATGCACTTTCGAGTATTAGGAGCAGCACTCGTTTTACCTCAGTAATCCATAGACAGTTTAATGTTTCGTTGCTCGAATGTTCTAAATTTAATAGTGGCTCCTGAGCTTCAAACgtcttctttaaaaataatccttctttttttatttaattttagctcCGCAaggcatatttatttttaaatattatttaatccaaaTATAATGCTCCTATTTATTTGTTCTACACATGACTACGCCTATCAAGTATTTGATCTCAGGTAAATGCGCTGCTATACGTTGCCTTACAAAACTATCAGGCGCTTCGAATTTTAAACTTGTATGTATCTAATCTTCGATCCGTCACTGTATTCAATTTCTTTGTATTTTCTAGTTGAGATAAATATGAGTAAAAGTATATCTTTCTAATATATTATAAGTGGCATGTGTCCTATGTAGCACAGAAGTCCGGAATCTAATTGGTGCTCCTATCAAAAACAGTTCACACTACTAGCGCTGAAAATGTGTACGTGCATGCCTAAAGATGCATGCACTGAAAAAACAccgaaaaatctaaaaataacttttaaacaaCTTTTTAAACAACGAAGTTGGGTGTTGGTGGGAAATTTTACAAACCCATAATTATTATATCGGAATCTGTAtctaaatcctacttatattctACTtgtcctacttatattataaatgtgaaagtttgtgagaatgtatggatgtatgtttgttactcaatcacgcaaaaacggctggaccgatttgattgaaatttggtatgtagataggtgataccctggattaacacataggctactttttatcaacataccacgcgggcgaagccgctggcggaagctagtagtaaaTACTTTAAGAAAGTAtgtgtttaattatttatcaaagcCCTCACTTAGCGTTGCAGATACCTATAAGTAGGAATCATATATGCCCCTTTTAGCTTAAGAAAGAGGGAAAACCTACAGGTTGGCATTAATTCTGGCTTCATTATGTAGAAATGTGTTCGTTAGGGGTCGCCACCTGTTACAGCCACAACGAAGTAACAGAAATGCAAAATGTTATTTCTTTCAAGGCTTTTAAATCTTAGTATCTATCGCTTTATGTTAAATCGTATTCATTAAAATAAGCACCTTAGTGTCtcctataattattatataacgaTACTTAGGTATCTATTCTTGAGACCTTAGTGCCTTTGAAATCTAGTTAAGCTATTTCATTAGCAGATCCTTCTAACAGGTTATGAGAAGAAAGGCGAAAATGTTTCAAGGAGTATCTGTCACTTAGTAACTgcctagtggttaaagaaccaacctctcgagtatgtgggtgtggattcgattccaggtcaggcaagtaccaatgcaacttttctaagtttgtatgtactttctaagtatatcttggataccaatggctgataaaaaggtgaaggaaaacatcttgaggaaacctggactatagtctgaaatcaccaacccgcattgagcaagcgtggtgattaatgctcaatccttctccatgtgagaggaggcctgtgcccagcagtgggacgataaaaaaaaaggctgtaacagtaacagtaactgCGTTTAGATGATcagatatttattaattttaataggttACGGACACATTTCAGTTGAGATGTGGAAGACAAAACGTAGACTTTGAAATAGTCTGCAAAGGCTGAGCAGATGACAACACTTATATCATTAAACTTAATAGATATGAACCTTTGAACCTTTATCTATGAACGGATCAAAAAATCCCGTTTATAGTCCCACTACTTCTTTCACCAGCACACAGTAAAGTAGACCCTACGCCAGCAATCTTAGGAATCAAAATAACTAAGCACTATGCTGTGCAGTTGTACTGAAGATGCAACAATGGTCATACTAGGATAGTGGCGCGTGCCACTACACAAAAGCTAAAGGGCACGCAGCTGGCGTGGgtgtacacacacacatacaaacagaTCGGTTAGATAGAAAAaagattaattatattttatctacagAGCAGTCGTTGAGTTCAATACTACGTACTGAAAAACAGCTgtaaaaaaatttcatccttGGTAGTACCTACCAAACTAGTTAATACCTAAGTTGAAATATTAACTGCATGTATTGAGATATTGAGGTGAACTGAAACTGAACATGGCGTGCGGGTAAgttaaatcattttttaaataccataccttaatatttaaaaacggCGGAccaattttttcaataattagaaataattttaaaggtcTCTCAAACATTAAAAGTAATATCAGTACTTCAGCACTCCAAAATTATGTTCCATTACCAACCCCCTGCGCCGGCGCAATCATTTCGGAGTTCCATTGAAACACGCGAATGGTTTTAGCTCCATTACTACATATGTGTGATCTAGACATGTATGTGTGAGTGTGACATAATAAAAGTGTATGTGTTGGTATGTAACTGCAACTTAGGCACACATACATACCGGTAGTTGGGTGCGACACCCcatgaaaattatattgtcCTTTATGCTGTTCAGGTTTTGGGGCATCGTTGCGGCTCGGTACCGCGAACGTCTCTGATTTTTATACATGATTTTACTCAAAAACTCAAGACTATTTTGTGTGGAATATTTGgagtaaatagtgtaattttgCATAATTTCAGCTTTACCAAGGGTaaaaatgatacacacactttTTGTACTATAGGAGCCACTAATCTACGCTACCGTatgataattaaattttaacgaTCATAGTTAAGaatcattatatttaattacctTACGGCAAATCTGAtcaaaaactcaaactgcaACAGAAATATGCAACagaaattatcataataaaactaACGTTCTAATAATACTGAACCGAAACGCTGCCCCATTCCGCCCTTTGAAAGAGCATGTGTGCAACTAGTAAACGTAAGTACCCCTGTTGATCCCCCCGCGAGCCACCCCAGGTGCGTCCGCACGGCACGCGCCATTCCTGTCGCGGCCGGCGCTCTGACGCCATCGAATTCTTCTACTCCACTTTACtagaaaacagttattttatacGTGATCCAATTTAACCCGAGTCCGCATCTAACACAAAGTAAACAATCGTAACATGAGAAAACGGCAACTCATCGTGCCGAAATGAGTTCCATCGGCGTCGTCGTCTTCCGCAACTCGCCGCTCGGCAAGTCGCAGGTGCTCCAAGAATCCGTGAATAATACCGTGAACATAACAAACAATGATGCCAATCAAAACTCCACACGTGAAATTATAATAGTCAGAAAGAAGCCAAAATTCCAATCTGTACCGGCAACCGTGTCAGTGACGTCATTAGTTCGTGCTGCTGAGCCTGTAACGTCATCAGCTCCATCGGCTAAGAAATCTCGTCCTAATGAAAATAGTGCGGAAGAATCAGTGCGGTCTCCAACACCACTAGCAGTTGCACGTCGAAATGCGCGGGAACGTAACAGAGTGCGCCAAGTTAATGATGGATTTGCCGCTCTTCGACGACATATCCCTGAAGAAGTCGCGTCTGCCTTTGAAAATGCTAACTCTAACCGGGGAGCTAACAAGAAGTTAAGTAAAGTGGAAACTTTGCGTATGGCAGTGGAATATATACGAAACTTGGAAAATCTATTGAACATTGGCCATGATAAAGAAAATACATCACGCCCGTCAATGGAATCGTTCCCTTCTCCAGCATCCTCATCACCGAGAGAAAATAGTCAAGAAAGAAGTTACTACATAATACATTCTCCTGCTGGTGACGACGATGACATGGATGAAGATGAAATTGACGGTGCCCATCATCTTCGACGACAGCAATACGTGGATCTACAAGGAAATGAACAATTTCAATTAGTGGCCACCCCTAATTTGTACGAGGAAGAAGAAGGTGCTGGGCAACCACTGACTCCGTCATCCGACCTTCTTGGACATGAAGATATAAATCCTCATCTAATGGATGGACATTTCGCGTTTCCTAATTCAGCAGAACAGTTCACAGTTATTCCAGAAAGACATTACCTGAACGAAGCTGATGTGAATGTGAACGACAATGATTTTGAAGTAAAATATTCTGCAATAATGAATCAGCAACTAAATCATAACTTCACTGAAGATACCAGTTTGCCATCGATTGATCCTGGTTTAATTTTAACTCACAACGATTACAAATTCAAAGCTGAAGATAACTCTTTTGTTCAAGATCAATTTAACGATgacattgaattaaaaaaagagCTTCCAGATATTCAAGTGACACCAGAAGACAGAGAACAATTTGAGGAAACCCTAAAATGGTGGCAAGAGAAAACTAAACAGGCGCgagttttgaaaaataataagaactAACTATAAGGATTTATTGTACGTAGTTCTTGTGTAGATAAATTTAATTCCAGATATTTATTGCTGTAGAAGTGTAGTGTAGTAAAACATAACATACAGCTGTTGGTGCCAAAGTCGGTTGAAGCGCGGGCGCAAGGTGTGTCGTAACGGTCAGGCGAGCCTGCACTTCAAGCTTTGTACATTGATCGTGTCATTTATGTTATTCTAGTAATGTTACATAGTTCAATGGCTTAGACTTCAGTGTATTGTAATGTAGAAGAGAGAAAACCTCtcaatagtaggtacctagttcaaatattgtaaatatgagTACGAAAGGGCACCTCTTTATacaaattgattaaataaactcagtgccttctattataataaacattgtGATGTTAGATTTTAGTTACTTTATGACAATAAAAGATTTAGTTCCTTGATTTCTggttttcgtttatttatttaaat from Helicoverpa zea isolate HzStark_Cry1AcR chromosome 8, ilHelZeax1.1, whole genome shotgun sequence encodes the following:
- the LOC124632235 gene encoding uncharacterized protein LOC124632235; the encoded protein is MSSIGVVVFRNSPLGKSQVLQESVNNTVNITNNDANQNSTREIIIVRKKPKFQSVPATVSVTSLVRAAEPVTSSAPSAKKSRPNENSAEESVRSPTPLAVARRNARERNRVRQVNDGFAALRRHIPEEVASAFENANSNRGANKKLSKVETLRMAVEYIRNLENLLNIGHDKENTSRPSMESFPSPASSSPRENSQERSYYIIHSPAGDDDDMDEDEIDGAHHLRRQQYVDLQGNEQFQLVATPNLYEEEEGAGQPLTPSSDLLGHEDINPHLMDGHFAFPNSAEQFTVIPERHYLNEADVNVNDNDFEVKYSAIMNQQLNHNFTEDTSLPSIDPGLILTHNDYKFKAEDNSFVQDQFNDDIELKKELPDIQVTPEDREQFEETLKWWQEKTKQARVLKNNKN